From Pseudothermotoga thermarum DSM 5069, a single genomic window includes:
- a CDS encoding PhoPQ-activated protein PqaA family protein, with protein MRKTIIFFTMVLLTTLLIAQELFDYVKSKINVSYQIVLEKITEAGTKLIHVVLKSQTWQNIDWVHDVLIVIPNEVVYPKFGVLVITGDFDPTKAKDLEDYVWIADKFSAPMIVFGDVPNQPIYGLREDDLIAHTLVEYRKTGDLTLPLLFPMTTSAVAAMNLAQELLGVEKFFVTGASKRGWTTWLTAVVDERVFAIAPIVFDMLNFPAQYRQQLTMYEKFSDSLRPYVERGVMEWITEEVGQRLIRMLDPFSYRDKLTMPKYIINATNDEYWTIYSSMLYFFDLPGKNYLLYVPNNPHGIRNIPMVVENASNFFKLVVENKLPVFEFSISNSKITVKHSDLIKEIYVWRAVSNVTDFRKSIWMRIPLELIDGFYTADLMPPEGRHIAYYVEAIFEVEGVRISLCTPAVYK; from the coding sequence GTGAGAAAAACAATAATATTTTTCACCATGGTGCTCCTGACGACCTTGCTTATAGCTCAAGAACTTTTTGATTACGTCAAGTCAAAGATCAATGTTTCGTATCAAATTGTGTTGGAAAAAATAACCGAAGCTGGAACAAAGCTGATTCACGTTGTTTTGAAAAGTCAAACTTGGCAGAACATCGATTGGGTTCACGACGTGCTCATTGTGATACCCAATGAAGTGGTTTATCCAAAGTTTGGTGTACTGGTCATAACAGGAGATTTTGATCCAACGAAAGCAAAAGATTTGGAAGATTACGTTTGGATAGCCGACAAATTCTCTGCTCCAATGATCGTTTTTGGAGATGTACCAAACCAGCCCATATACGGTCTTAGAGAAGACGACCTGATAGCTCACACGTTGGTGGAATACAGAAAAACCGGGGATCTTACCCTTCCACTTCTTTTCCCAATGACGACAAGCGCAGTCGCTGCCATGAATTTGGCTCAAGAACTTCTTGGGGTTGAGAAATTTTTCGTCACCGGTGCTTCGAAAAGAGGTTGGACAACTTGGCTTACCGCCGTGGTCGATGAAAGAGTTTTTGCCATAGCTCCAATTGTTTTTGACATGCTCAACTTTCCTGCGCAGTACAGGCAACAGTTGACTATGTACGAAAAGTTCAGCGACAGCTTGAGACCTTACGTTGAACGCGGTGTAATGGAATGGATAACTGAAGAGGTTGGTCAAAGACTCATTCGAATGCTAGACCCGTTCTCTTACAGGGATAAACTTACAATGCCAAAGTACATAATCAACGCGACAAACGACGAATATTGGACGATATATTCGAGCATGCTTTACTTTTTCGATCTTCCAGGAAAAAATTATCTACTTTACGTTCCAAACAACCCGCATGGAATTAGAAACATTCCAATGGTTGTGGAGAACGCATCCAACTTTTTCAAGTTGGTTGTTGAGAACAAGCTGCCAGTCTTCGAGTTTTCAATATCAAATTCAAAGATAACCGTGAAGCATTCTGATCTTATAAAGGAAATCTATGTTTGGAGAGCGGTTTCAAACGTGACCGATTTCAGAAAATCCATATGGATGAGAATACCACTTGAACTTATCGATGGATTTTACACAGCAGATTTAATGCCACCTGAAGGAAGACATATCGCGTACTACGTTGAAGCAATCTTTGAAGTTGAAGGAGTGAGAATAAGCTTATGCACGCCAGCGGTTTACAAGTGA
- a CDS encoding prepilin-type N-terminal cleavage/methylation domain-containing protein, with translation MLKGMTLIELLIVLVIIAALLVIAISMPFNAIRQATATKIAAEMRNIAVAAQDLIVAI, from the coding sequence ATGCTTAAAGGAATGACTCTGATTGAGCTGTTGATAGTGCTTGTCATCATTGCAGCACTGCTTGTGATTGCGATATCCATGCCATTCAACGCCATCAGACAAGCAACTGCAACTAAGATTGCGGCAGAGATGAGAAACATAGCCGTAGCAGCGCAAGATCTTATTGTCGCAATATAA
- a CDS encoding polysaccharide deacetylase family protein yields MLRKITMIILFVFATIYHASVVIFLYHRFDDARYPTTNTWTYELERHIQLVKELGFEIWTLKDLEDYAYGRKSFDGKAVIFTVDDGYRSVYQHAYPVFKKYNVPFAVFLQVGAVGYPDYLTWDMIREMLKDGVEFANHSFSHEDFPKFLKKMPLSDVVERFRNDTRKANQIFYEKTGYQMRYYAYPYGHYLQEFFDVLKEEGFVLAFTQNPGPYTPEYGFYEIPREPLLEDWATEKHVRYILSRKPLVAIFQNFTVENGKLQLNVKILNPKEVKTAALYVSEKGTLQTNLKDSILQIGPIELTKMYNRLLISVRDKDNQEYVRYWLIYNVQGE; encoded by the coding sequence ATGCTTAGGAAAATAACGATGATAATCCTTTTTGTTTTTGCAACAATTTACCATGCGTCGGTGGTGATCTTTCTATACCACCGCTTCGATGATGCAAGGTATCCAACGACCAACACGTGGACCTATGAACTAGAAAGACACATACAGCTTGTAAAAGAACTTGGCTTTGAGATATGGACGTTGAAGGATTTGGAAGATTATGCGTACGGTCGAAAATCGTTTGATGGCAAAGCGGTAATTTTCACCGTGGACGATGGCTATCGTTCGGTCTACCAGCACGCATATCCTGTTTTCAAAAAGTACAACGTTCCGTTTGCCGTTTTCCTTCAAGTTGGCGCAGTTGGTTATCCCGATTATCTCACTTGGGATATGATCAGAGAAATGTTGAAAGATGGTGTGGAGTTTGCAAACCATTCTTTTTCCCACGAAGATTTTCCAAAGTTTTTAAAGAAAATGCCTCTTTCGGATGTAGTTGAACGCTTTAGAAATGATACAAGAAAGGCAAACCAGATATTCTATGAGAAAACTGGTTATCAAATGCGGTACTACGCATATCCGTATGGGCATTACCTTCAAGAGTTCTTTGACGTTTTAAAAGAAGAAGGTTTTGTCTTAGCCTTTACCCAAAATCCAGGACCTTATACACCTGAATATGGTTTTTACGAAATACCTCGCGAACCATTGCTCGAAGACTGGGCAACGGAAAAGCACGTTAGATACATTCTTTCCAGAAAACCATTGGTTGCAATCTTTCAGAATTTTACCGTCGAAAACGGCAAGCTTCAGTTAAACGTCAAGATCTTAAATCCCAAGGAGGTGAAGACGGCAGCCCTGTACGTGTCGGAAAAAGGAACTTTGCAAACTAACTTGAAAGATTCAATTTTACAAATCGGTCCAATTGAACTTACAAAAATGTACAACAGATTACTGATAAGTGTGCGTGATAAGGATAATCAAGAGTACGTTAGATACTGGTTGATCTACAACGTACAGGGTGAATAA
- a CDS encoding O-antigen ligase family protein, protein MEFVGFSISHIERFVVIWLRIRSNQHVRLLTKLVTTKKNLLKISATDEDGRIMIRRLKTKKQGDKNNGGPKMTKFETILVNIAAISVPLFAHRSITYQYTTPKHALLAAFVLLIMLKLLIESIRKKEFSVQLSYPNLLWFVFGMICLFSTIKVFLSNRIYFPFSVYVALYVILFGFIALYFSNRFTSKKSIVSVLLSFQISSLIVSINGLINFYTGFDLFVGESGRKFDRMALSSTIGNPIFTANFLTMVMISSIYLIFSDDYGWESNRIKLAKFVKWFVAITFLVNLIAFTLCLTRSEYLGFGVALLIFFVLYRTYSPNKSVDQDATFKRLHRTLKMVLILSSIAILIVFNIPSKLNRKMVITQRLQFETVASNMEERLVAWRASIEQWKHNKLIGEGIATFRIRAIDWMQNVIEKHPESLYVWGNFKSTHNDYLQILGETGLIGLGIIVLFIISTVVYAFKYLSKANSKDEIFLFLSLGCSFIVYLAQSFFSFPSHFPSNTLFAAFVFGVATGKYFNHRKVMTFEIKVKGFQKVLCLTAIYLLTIAVSYFSWTNFIAQVSYKAGLEAYVNLRAIKEHRNNLLEYRNFYEQKLAECDDEDVLVKLTQDLEKINKSLAKTVVSEVEMYQKALSNLIVSAQMSRTYGEAFFHLAFLAPGRSSEMTFDLLTGKFTSLRGKYDAVQKLIAPIHNEKELEFMEQVVKEKPQIAQQVAEFQVIIDAIGLLKTSSHSLNDIGIYDGIAKFSAAACKIIDRISETLNKEERFSKNIEQLRSLREKYFSMLLTYAKMNIDKAPGSWNVYPDRKNIDLTKALEGQDVYRSMAKAIFEVGRTDKRAIEMLLYLAEKEVWACKYMYEKGVWAVPDGVIEYLLQIIIELERTGQVDKAMQLKQIVKQTYEPAAAFVKEQIEKIDLSKAIQQYSNRFQRIVEDLIHFQVDEVVNGFRQTLVRLLEVVEDELKAEMNGGVFSKLLGKELLIILTNKIDVQTTDKILQQLSSEIPFEILLWERLKRFERMKEQML, encoded by the coding sequence ATGGAATTTGTTGGTTTTAGTATATCCCACATTGAACGATTTGTTGTTATTTGGTTGAGGATCAGATCAAACCAACACGTTCGTCTGCTCACAAAACTCGTAACAACCAAAAAGAACTTGTTGAAGATAAGTGCAACAGATGAAGATGGTAGAATCATGATAAGAAGATTGAAAACCAAAAAACAAGGGGACAAAAACAACGGGGGACCGAAGATGACAAAATTCGAAACAATTCTTGTCAATATCGCAGCAATATCTGTTCCGCTTTTTGCGCACAGATCAATTACCTACCAATATACCACACCTAAGCATGCTTTACTTGCCGCTTTTGTTTTGTTGATCATGCTCAAACTGTTGATCGAATCAATTCGCAAGAAAGAGTTTTCTGTGCAGTTGTCATACCCCAATTTGTTGTGGTTTGTCTTTGGGATGATTTGTCTTTTTTCTACGATAAAAGTATTTCTTAGCAATAGGATATATTTCCCATTTTCTGTGTACGTAGCTTTGTATGTGATTTTGTTTGGATTCATCGCACTTTATTTTTCGAATCGTTTCACATCTAAAAAGTCCATCGTCAGCGTTTTGCTTAGTTTTCAAATTTCATCGTTGATTGTTTCGATAAACGGTCTGATCAATTTCTACACAGGTTTTGATTTGTTCGTTGGAGAATCAGGTAGAAAATTTGACAGAATGGCTCTTTCAAGCACCATTGGAAATCCAATTTTTACTGCTAACTTTTTAACCATGGTTATGATATCCAGCATTTATCTGATTTTCTCAGATGACTACGGTTGGGAAAGTAATAGGATCAAGCTTGCGAAGTTTGTTAAGTGGTTTGTTGCAATCACTTTTTTGGTCAATTTGATCGCATTTACTTTATGTTTGACAAGATCAGAGTATTTAGGTTTTGGTGTTGCTTTGCTGATTTTCTTTGTTTTGTATAGAACCTACAGCCCAAATAAGTCAGTCGATCAAGATGCTACTTTCAAGAGACTTCATCGCACACTGAAGATGGTTCTAATACTTTCATCGATTGCGATACTAATCGTTTTCAACATTCCAAGTAAGTTAAATCGCAAAATGGTGATAACTCAAAGGCTTCAATTCGAGACTGTCGCCTCAAACATGGAGGAAAGACTTGTAGCATGGAGAGCTTCGATTGAACAATGGAAACACAACAAACTAATTGGTGAGGGCATAGCCACCTTTCGAATCAGGGCAATTGATTGGATGCAGAATGTGATAGAAAAACATCCAGAATCACTCTATGTGTGGGGAAACTTCAAATCCACTCACAACGATTATCTACAAATTCTTGGTGAAACTGGTTTAATTGGACTTGGGATAATAGTGCTGTTTATCATCAGCACTGTCGTGTATGCTTTCAAATACTTGAGTAAAGCTAACTCGAAAGATGAGATTTTCTTATTTCTATCGTTGGGATGTTCTTTCATAGTTTATCTTGCTCAAAGTTTTTTCAGCTTTCCTTCTCATTTTCCTTCAAATACACTTTTTGCAGCGTTTGTGTTCGGTGTTGCGACTGGAAAATATTTCAACCATCGGAAAGTAATGACTTTCGAAATCAAGGTGAAAGGATTTCAAAAGGTACTCTGTCTAACTGCGATTTACCTTTTAACCATTGCTGTCTCGTATTTCAGTTGGACTAACTTTATAGCGCAAGTAAGTTACAAAGCGGGTTTGGAAGCTTACGTGAACTTAAGAGCAATAAAGGAACATAGAAACAATCTGTTGGAGTACAGGAATTTTTACGAACAAAAGCTTGCTGAATGCGACGATGAGGACGTTCTAGTCAAGCTCACGCAGGATCTTGAGAAAATCAATAAAAGTTTGGCAAAGACGGTTGTTTCTGAAGTTGAAATGTATCAAAAAGCTTTGAGCAATCTGATTGTGAGCGCGCAGATGAGTAGAACATATGGTGAAGCCTTCTTTCACCTCGCGTTCCTTGCACCTGGAAGGTCCTCCGAAATGACTTTTGATCTGTTAACAGGAAAATTCACTTCGCTGAGAGGCAAGTACGATGCCGTACAAAAATTGATTGCACCAATTCATAATGAAAAAGAACTGGAATTCATGGAACAAGTTGTCAAAGAAAAACCGCAAATAGCCCAACAAGTAGCAGAATTTCAAGTAATTATTGACGCCATTGGGCTGTTGAAAACATCCTCGCACTCACTGAATGACATAGGAATATACGATGGAATTGCAAAATTCAGCGCCGCTGCTTGCAAAATCATTGATAGAATAAGTGAGACTCTTAACAAAGAAGAACGTTTTTCAAAAAATATAGAACAGCTTCGATCGTTAAGAGAAAAGTATTTCAGCATGCTGTTGACGTATGCAAAAATGAACATCGACAAAGCTCCTGGATCGTGGAACGTGTATCCAGATAGAAAAAACATAGATTTGACAAAGGCTTTGGAAGGCCAGGACGTGTATAGAAGTATGGCAAAGGCGATTTTTGAAGTTGGCAGGACAGATAAAAGAGCAATCGAAATGTTGTTATATCTTGCAGAAAAAGAAGTATGGGCATGCAAGTATATGTACGAAAAAGGTGTATGGGCTGTTCCAGATGGGGTGATTGAGTATCTTCTTCAAATAATAATTGAGCTTGAAAGAACAGGGCAAGTTGACAAGGCAATGCAACTAAAACAAATCGTAAAACAAACATACGAGCCAGCAGCAGCTTTTGTAAAAGAACAGATTGAGAAGATAGATTTATCAAAAGCAATTCAGCAATACTCAAACAGATTTCAAAGAATTGTTGAAGACCTAATTCATTTTCAAGTTGATGAAGTTGTCAACGGTTTTAGACAAACTCTTGTAAGACTGCTGGAAGTTGTTGAAGATGAGCTGAAAGCAGAAATGAATGGTGGAGTTTTTTCGAAACTACTTGGAAAAGAACTACTCATAATTCTGACAAACAAAATTGATGTTCAAACAACAGATAAAATACTACAGCAGCTTTCCAGCGAAATACCGTTCGAGATCCTGTTGTGGGAAAGACTAAAGAGGTTCGAAAGAATGAAGGAGCAAATGTTATAG
- a CDS encoding aspartate/glutamate racemase family protein: MKVPGIVGGMGSLSTVDFLQKVVSLTKADKDQDHLKMVVDFNTAVPDRTTALLYGGEDPTPYLVDSVNRLAKAGADFAVFICNTAYAFLEKVRKQAVIPVLNLPELTVERLCKKGIKRFWLTGTKGLIKSGVYQVAAEKFNVEILIPTEEVQDNLMTIIYSVKAGNVEKAKKVWEEAVEPKLEGYVLLGCTELPVVARSERLKLIDVNLEWAKIVIELCGKAVKEDETGV; this comes from the coding sequence GTGAAAGTTCCAGGCATAGTTGGGGGAATGGGATCGCTTTCAACGGTGGATTTTCTTCAAAAAGTGGTTTCGCTGACGAAAGCGGATAAGGATCAAGACCATTTGAAAATGGTTGTAGACTTCAACACAGCCGTTCCAGACAGAACAACGGCTTTGTTGTACGGTGGAGAAGATCCCACACCATACCTTGTTGATTCGGTGAATAGGCTGGCGAAAGCTGGGGCAGACTTTGCCGTTTTCATATGCAACACAGCATATGCATTTTTGGAAAAAGTCAGAAAGCAAGCAGTTATACCAGTTTTAAATCTCCCTGAACTTACGGTCGAAAGACTTTGCAAAAAAGGTATAAAAAGATTTTGGCTGACCGGCACGAAAGGGTTGATAAAAAGTGGGGTTTATCAAGTGGCAGCCGAAAAGTTCAACGTAGAAATCTTGATTCCAACTGAAGAAGTTCAAGATAATTTGATGACGATAATTTATTCCGTTAAAGCGGGCAACGTTGAAAAAGCCAAAAAAGTATGGGAAGAAGCAGTTGAACCAAAACTTGAAGGCTACGTGCTTTTAGGGTGCACAGAACTTCCAGTCGTCGCGCGCAGCGAAAGATTAAAGCTAATAGATGTAAACCTTGAGTGGGCAAAGATAGTTATCGAGCTTTGTGGAAAGGCTGTTAAGGAGGATGAAACGGGGGTGTGA
- a CDS encoding type II secretion system protein yields the protein MRKGFTLIELLIVLAIIAALLTIVTPIALNAVRQANATKIASTMRNIASAAQSYVMTERTTVISGGNWLQGLVSQGYLNTNPGGDYTVSVTEGSGTEAGRITITVRYTGSAVRIDDLRRVVPEMSGSTGNAEYILTTARWW from the coding sequence ATGAGGAAAGGTTTTACGTTAATTGAACTTTTGATCGTCCTGGCAATCATCGCCGCACTGTTGACCATCGTAACACCGATAGCGTTGAATGCGGTAAGACAAGCGAACGCTACAAAGATAGCTTCGACCATGAGAAACATAGCTTCAGCTGCGCAATCGTACGTTATGACCGAAAGAACAACGGTTATATCGGGAGGCAACTGGTTGCAAGGCTTGGTGAGTCAAGGATATTTGAACACTAACCCCGGCGGTGATTATACGGTGTCAGTTACCGAGGGATCAGGCACGGAGGCTGGTAGGATAACGATAACTGTTAGGTATACAGGATCAGCAGTTCGTATCGACGATCTGCGAAGAGTTGTTCCGGAAATGAGCGGATCCACCGGTAACGCCGAATATATTTTAACGACTGCCCGCTGGTGGTGA
- a CDS encoding glucosaminidase domain-containing protein, translating to MLKKIAFILAIIVVFANVPKFKFEFVQFFEQEEQTEYVELLELEFESYVEVEEFFNKIGYDLAAGVVPMVILKRLPNDLGQINDVKKKKDLFVKILLPIIIKVNKEIYEEREKIVELPENSPELSRYLTKYKAKNKQELLEKVMPIPVEIALAQAAIESAWGTSRFAIEANNIFGELTFKPGNGVVPKERPEDEIYEVRRFPDLLSAVRSYAYNLNVSPFYREFRAIRSGKINKPLADGLIFYSQRREEYVREIKLIISANRFAMLNEHKAAPILLAYIGGLR from the coding sequence TTGTTGAAAAAAATAGCTTTTATACTTGCGATAATTGTGGTGTTTGCAAACGTTCCAAAGTTTAAATTTGAATTTGTTCAATTTTTTGAACAGGAAGAACAAACTGAGTACGTCGAGTTGTTGGAACTTGAGTTTGAAAGTTACGTTGAGGTTGAGGAATTTTTCAACAAAATCGGTTACGATCTTGCCGCTGGAGTTGTACCCATGGTGATTTTGAAAAGGCTGCCCAACGACTTGGGACAGATCAACGATGTCAAAAAGAAAAAAGACCTATTCGTCAAGATACTTTTGCCGATAATAATTAAGGTGAACAAAGAGATCTACGAAGAAAGGGAAAAAATAGTTGAGCTTCCCGAAAACAGCCCCGAGCTGTCAAGGTATTTGACAAAATACAAAGCGAAAAACAAGCAAGAACTTTTAGAAAAAGTCATGCCCATTCCCGTGGAAATAGCCCTTGCGCAGGCAGCGATTGAATCAGCTTGGGGAACTTCAAGATTTGCAATAGAAGCCAACAACATCTTCGGAGAATTAACCTTCAAGCCCGGCAACGGTGTGGTGCCGAAGGAGAGACCGGAAGATGAAATTTACGAGGTTCGAAGGTTCCCAGACCTTTTGAGTGCCGTGAGAAGCTATGCATACAACCTCAATGTTTCTCCATTCTACAGAGAATTCAGAGCCATTCGATCAGGGAAAATCAACAAACCACTTGCAGATGGGTTGATCTTCTATTCACAAAGGCGGGAAGAGTACGTTAGGGAAATTAAATTGATAATCTCTGCAAACAGGTTTGCAATGTTAAATGAACATAAAGCTGCACCAATTTTGCTTGCCTATATTGGCGGGTTGAGATAG